A genomic stretch from bacterium includes:
- the hisD gene encoding histidinol dehydrogenase: MRVLRLDRDKDEIVKLLNRPPFEESALSLAKEIIHKVREDGDSALLQFVRKFDSPNVKSLLVSLQDLERAHKKASKSFLSAIRRARRNIERFHKAILKNLRETTLKLPNGTKLASLIRPLERVGVYIPGGRAPYPSTLLMTAVPAQVAGVKEIIVCSPPQKDGEIHPLILATAKELGIERVIRAGGAHAISAMAFGTESVPKVDKIVGPGGAIVAGAKKEVFGYVGIESIAGPSEVLILADEKANHHFIALDLLAQAEHDPLAWSVLVTTSEELAERVLNEIETLLPGMARREIIEESLGNRGYIIIANSVEMAIEFVNDFAPEHLQIMMEEGEEIVPLIENAGAIFLGDFSPTAIGDYIAGPSHTLPTGRTSRFFSPLSVEDFLKRSSLISYSIQQFKRDAKSAMKIAEKEKLIAHQLSILRRLESLEGS; this comes from the coding sequence GTGCGGGTTCTTAGATTAGATAGAGATAAGGATGAGATAGTAAAGCTCTTGAATCGCCCTCCTTTTGAGGAATCAGCTCTGAGCTTAGCGAAAGAGATAATTCACAAAGTGAGGGAGGATGGGGATTCTGCCCTCCTCCAATTCGTGCGGAAATTTGATTCCCCAAATGTAAAGAGCCTGCTCGTCTCGCTCCAGGACTTGGAAAGAGCTCATAAGAAGGCGAGCAAAAGCTTTTTATCGGCGATTAGGAGAGCGAGAAGAAATATAGAAAGATTTCATAAGGCTATCTTGAAGAATTTAAGGGAGACTACTTTGAAACTCCCTAATGGGACTAAATTAGCAAGCCTTATCCGTCCCTTAGAGAGAGTGGGTGTTTACATCCCTGGAGGAAGGGCTCCCTATCCATCCACCCTGCTTATGACAGCCGTTCCCGCTCAGGTGGCGGGAGTTAAGGAGATAATCGTCTGTTCACCACCTCAAAAAGATGGGGAAATCCATCCCCTCATTTTGGCAACGGCAAAGGAGCTCGGGATTGAAAGAGTGATAAGGGCGGGAGGCGCCCACGCCATTTCCGCTATGGCTTTTGGAACGGAGAGCGTGCCCAAGGTGGATAAAATTGTGGGTCCAGGTGGAGCAATCGTTGCGGGAGCGAAGAAAGAGGTCTTTGGTTATGTGGGAATAGAGAGCATAGCGGGACCGAGCGAAGTCCTCATCCTCGCTGATGAGAAAGCAAACCACCATTTCATAGCTTTGGACCTTCTCGCCCAAGCGGAGCACGACCCACTTGCTTGGTCGGTTTTGGTTACAACCTCTGAAGAGCTCGCCGAGCGAGTTTTGAACGAGATAGAAACGCTCCTTCCGGGAATGGCCAGGAGGGAAATAATTGAGGAGAGCTTGGGAAACAGAGGATACATAATAATAGCAAATTCTGTGGAAATGGCGATTGAATTCGTAAACGATTTCGCTCCTGAACATCTCCAGATAATGATGGAAGAGGGAGAGGAAATAGTTCCTCTTATAGAGAATGCGGGAGCGATTTTCCTGGGGGATTTCTCGCCCACGGCTATAGGGGATTATATCGCTGGTCCGAGCCATACCCTGCCGACGGGAAGGACATCTCGCTTCTTTTCACCCCTATCAGTTGAGGATTTCCTCAAACGAAGCTCTTTAATCTCCTATTCCATCCAGCAATTCAAGCGGGATGCGAAATCAGCGATGAAGATAGCGGAAAAGGAGAAGCTCATCGCCCATCAGCTTTCAATTTTGCGAAGGCTGGAATCGCTTGAGGGTAGTTAG
- a CDS encoding D-glycero-beta-D-manno-heptose-7-phosphate kinase, translated as MQAEISPQLLSFLPRFKGRKVLVIGDMCLDEYILGEAYALSPEAPVPRMRLIRRDYTPGGGANVCNCVRSLGGEVLAVGIVGNDYHGQILLELMRKNRINVEGIIVEPSFITTTFTKLLATKEHSPTQQLALIDEYHQGEVEEKTKRELLERIKRYINEVEAVVLADYSYGVVGEEVIELVAEAGTLSVGDSRERVGYFKGIDYIVPNDNEAALAVGEKGREDEDVRRYGRILLDKLSSKGVIITRGAKGMMVFPREGEIMDIPTVARQVFDVTGAGDVVTATVTLALLAGANLYDSAKLANIAAGIAVGRIGTATVSLEELREEILTRTR; from the coding sequence ATGCAGGCGGAGATATCCCCTCAGCTTCTTTCCTTTCTTCCCCGTTTTAAGGGAAGAAAGGTTCTTGTGATAGGGGATATGTGTCTTGATGAATATATACTTGGGGAAGCCTATGCACTTTCCCCCGAAGCTCCTGTTCCAAGGATGAGGCTTATTAGGAGGGATTACACCCCTGGAGGTGGAGCTAATGTATGCAACTGTGTAAGAAGTTTGGGAGGGGAGGTTCTCGCAGTGGGGATAGTGGGAAACGATTATCATGGGCAAATCCTCTTAGAGCTAATGCGTAAAAATAGGATAAATGTAGAGGGCATAATAGTGGAGCCATCATTTATTACGACGACATTTACGAAGCTACTTGCAACGAAGGAACATTCGCCCACTCAACAGCTTGCTCTAATAGATGAATATCATCAGGGGGAGGTAGAGGAAAAAACGAAAAGGGAGCTCCTTGAAAGAATCAAAAGGTATATAAACGAGGTTGAGGCGGTGGTTTTGGCGGATTACTCTTATGGGGTCGTGGGAGAGGAGGTCATAGAGTTAGTTGCTGAAGCTGGGACACTTTCCGTTGGTGATTCAAGGGAAAGGGTAGGTTATTTCAAAGGGATAGATTATATTGTTCCCAATGACAACGAGGCAGCGCTTGCTGTGGGTGAGAAGGGGCGGGAGGACGAGGATGTGCGAAGATATGGGAGGATTCTATTAGATAAACTTTCCTCCAAGGGCGTAATAATAACGAGGGGCGCTAAGGGGATGATGGTGTTTCCCCGAGAGGGCGAGATTATGGATATACCAACAGTTGCTCGGCAGGTATTTGATGTGACTGGGGCGGGAGATGTAGTTACCGCTACGGTGACGCTCGCTTTACTCGCGGGAGCGAATTTATACGATTCCGCCAAGTTAGCCAACATCGCTGCGGGGATAGCTGTAGGGAGGATAGGCACTGCCACTGTGTCTTTAGAAGAGTTGCGAGAGGAGATATTGACAAGGACGAGATAG
- a CDS encoding glycoside hydrolase family 127 protein, whose protein sequence is MEKKFLKPVSLKDVEISDRFWAPRQETLRKVTIPHLFKMLEKAGNINNFRLAREKAHEGYSGPYWMDSDLYKAIEATAYVLAKHPDPELEKQLDDLISLIASAQLPDGYLNTYFEVVEPDKRWTNLMACHELYCAGHLFEAAVAYYEATGKRNLLDVAIRFADHIDSIFGEGKRLGYPGHPEIELALVKLWKATGEKRYFDLARFFILKRGSKYFAQEHNTPLDQYDGSYFQDNAPIKEQKEIVGHAVRAGYLMAGAVDVGRETNDEELLQAVLRIWRNATERRMFVTGGMGSASANEGFTTDYDLPNLTAYQETCATCAMIFWAHRLALLYGDSQFVDVMERALYNGALAGISLSGDRFFYVNPLESKGGYKREEWFGCACCPPNIARLLASLGNYIYAQSDDGIWVNLYVQGKANLELNGKKVGLEVIGDYPWDGHMILFLHPSESFEFSLYLRVPGWCKGAEVRVNGKKEENPKMEKGYIVLRRAWREGDKVELELPMSVEKLVAHPEVKEDVGKIVLQRGPLVYCFEEQDQNAPLGYIYLTLDCDFKPRWEKDLLGGIVVLDGEGIACEGLEWKEQLYQAVSPRMKKVKVRAIPYYAWDNREPRAMKVWMPLYPSAIWEK, encoded by the coding sequence ATGGAGAAGAAATTCCTCAAACCCGTTTCCCTTAAAGATGTGGAAATCAGCGACCGCTTCTGGGCTCCCCGCCAAGAAACCCTGAGGAAAGTCACCATTCCCCACCTCTTCAAGATGCTGGAAAAAGCGGGGAATATAAATAATTTCAGGTTAGCGCGGGAAAAGGCTCACGAGGGCTATAGCGGACCCTACTGGATGGATTCCGACCTCTATAAAGCAATTGAGGCGACCGCTTATGTCCTCGCCAAGCATCCTGACCCTGAACTGGAGAAACAATTAGACGATTTAATCTCCCTCATCGCTTCCGCTCAGCTTCCCGATGGTTATTTGAACACCTATTTTGAAGTTGTTGAGCCAGATAAACGCTGGACTAATCTTATGGCTTGCCATGAATTATATTGTGCCGGGCATCTCTTTGAAGCTGCTGTCGCTTATTACGAGGCCACTGGTAAGAGAAATCTATTGGATGTAGCCATCCGCTTTGCCGACCATATAGATTCAATATTCGGGGAGGGAAAGCGGCTTGGATATCCCGGTCATCCCGAGATAGAGCTCGCTTTGGTGAAGCTCTGGAAGGCAACGGGAGAAAAACGCTATTTTGATTTGGCTCGCTTTTTCATCTTGAAGAGAGGAAGCAAATATTTCGCGCAAGAACACAACACCCCCCTTGACCAATATGACGGGAGCTACTTTCAGGATAATGCGCCAATTAAGGAGCAGAAGGAAATCGTCGGACACGCAGTGCGAGCGGGATATTTGATGGCGGGAGCGGTTGATGTGGGAAGGGAAACCAACGATGAGGAGCTCCTGCAAGCGGTTCTGCGGATTTGGAGAAATGCGACCGAGAGAAGAATGTTCGTCACCGGTGGGATGGGCAGTGCCTCAGCAAATGAGGGATTCACAACCGATTACGACCTCCCCAATCTGACAGCCTATCAGGAGACTTGCGCCACCTGCGCCATGATATTCTGGGCGCATCGTCTCGCCCTCCTCTACGGCGATTCCCAATTCGTGGATGTTATGGAGAGGGCGCTCTATAACGGAGCCCTTGCCGGCATTTCCTTAAGCGGAGACCGTTTCTTCTATGTCAATCCACTGGAAAGCAAAGGAGGATATAAGCGGGAGGAATGGTTCGGCTGCGCCTGCTGTCCTCCCAATATCGCTCGCTTGCTAGCCTCCTTGGGCAACTACATTTATGCCCAATCGGATGATGGAATTTGGGTGAATCTATATGTTCAAGGGAAAGCGAATTTAGAATTGAACGGGAAGAAAGTTGGTTTGGAGGTCATCGGAGATTACCCCTGGGATGGGCATATGATTTTATTCCTTCACCCCTCGGAATCATTTGAATTCTCCCTCTATTTGAGGGTGCCGGGTTGGTGTAAGGGAGCGGAAGTGAGGGTGAACGGCAAGAAGGAGGAGAATCCGAAGATGGAGAAAGGTTATATAGTTTTGCGAAGAGCTTGGCGGGAAGGAGACAAGGTCGAGCTGGAGTTGCCTATGAGCGTTGAGAAACTCGTAGCTCATCCTGAGGTGAAAGAGGATGTGGGGAAGATTGTCTTACAGAGGGGACCATTGGTTTACTGTTTTGAGGAGCAAGACCAAAACGCTCCCCTGGGATATATTTACCTCACTTTGGATTGTGATTTCAAACCGAGATGGGAGAAGGATTTGTTAGGAGGTATCGTGGTTTTAGACGGAGAGGGAATAGCATGCGAGGGATTGGAATGGAAGGAACAGCTATATCAAGCTGTAAGTCCCAGGATGAAGAAGGTAAAGGTGCGAGCTATTCCTTATTACGCATGGGATAACAGGGAGCCTAGGGCGATGAAAGTCTGGATGCCCCTTTATCCCTCCGCTATTTGGGAGAAATGA
- a CDS encoding bifunctional phosphoglucose/phosphomannose isomerase, with translation MGCEFCSPENISLDDSSVIRKVDKGDMFSLTLRMPEDIEQALAEFEGRTFSRFNPANIVVCGMGGSAIGGDLAYSLLRENLPVPLFVIRDYNLPAFVSRNTLFYAISYSGNTEETISAYREAKARGARRVVISSGGKLKEIVNEDVFISLPPGLPPRSALPFIFVPLVRSLESIGVVKKRNDWKEAIALLRELRESFSPLTPTQDNRAKQLAYSLKGKLPLIYASSPLLFGVAFRWKTQINENAKAHAYVDYFSELHHNEIMAWESKEKVANFVVVILRDKGENDRIKERIEITKELLSDKTEIYEVWTKGEGKLARLLSVLYLGDFLSLYLAVLYGVDPQEIDSINYIKKKLGPIPN, from the coding sequence ATGGGCTGTGAGTTCTGCTCTCCGGAAAATATCTCCCTTGACGATTCTTCGGTTATAAGGAAAGTTGATAAGGGAGATATGTTCTCCCTTACCCTGAGAATGCCAGAGGATATTGAACAGGCTTTGGCTGAGTTTGAAGGGAGGACATTCTCTCGTTTCAATCCTGCTAATATAGTCGTCTGTGGAATGGGAGGTTCAGCAATTGGAGGCGACCTCGCGTACTCCCTCTTGCGAGAGAATTTGCCCGTTCCACTCTTCGTTATCAGGGATTATAACCTCCCTGCGTTCGTGAGCAGGAACACCCTCTTTTATGCGATAAGCTACTCGGGAAACACGGAGGAGACAATTAGCGCCTACAGGGAGGCAAAGGCGAGAGGCGCAAGGAGAGTAGTGATATCAAGCGGAGGAAAATTGAAGGAAATCGTAAACGAGGATGTCTTCATATCTTTACCTCCGGGTCTTCCGCCTCGTTCAGCTCTCCCCTTCATATTCGTTCCCTTGGTGAGGTCCCTTGAAAGCATAGGAGTGGTTAAGAAAAGAAACGATTGGAAGGAAGCAATTGCTTTGCTAAGGGAATTAAGGGAAAGCTTCTCCCCATTAACTCCCACGCAGGATAATAGAGCGAAACAATTGGCTTATAGTTTGAAGGGCAAACTTCCCTTGATTTACGCCTCTTCTCCTCTACTCTTTGGGGTTGCCTTTCGCTGGAAGACGCAGATAAACGAGAACGCAAAAGCGCACGCCTATGTGGATTATTTCTCTGAGCTCCATCACAATGAGATAATGGCGTGGGAGTCCAAGGAGAAAGTCGCAAACTTCGTGGTAGTTATTTTGCGGGATAAGGGAGAAAACGATAGGATAAAGGAGAGGATAGAGATAACGAAGGAACTTCTCTCCGATAAGACTGAGATTTACGAGGTTTGGACTAAAGGCGAAGGGAAATTGGCGAGGCTTCTCTCAGTTTTATATCTCGGCGATTTCTTGAGCCTTTACCTCGCCGTTCTCTATGGTGTAGACCCACAGGAGATAGATTCAATCAATTATATCAAGAAGAAACTCGGTCCCATTCCAAATTGA
- a CDS encoding 30S ribosomal protein S18, whose amino-acid sequence MSARTLRPRKKKSCVFCANNVKEIDYKDVETLKKFITERAKIIPKRVTGTCAKHQRALARAIKRARIMALLPFVGE is encoded by the coding sequence ATGTCAGCCCGAACTCTCAGACCCAGAAAGAAGAAGTCTTGCGTTTTTTGTGCTAATAATGTCAAGGAGATTGACTATAAGGATGTTGAGACCTTGAAGAAATTCATCACCGAGAGAGCCAAGATAATCCCTAAAAGGGTGACGGGAACTTGTGCGAAGCATCAAAGAGCTCTGGCAAGGGCGATTAAGAGGGCAAGGATAATGGCTCTTCTTCCCTTCGTAGGTGAATAA
- a CDS encoding single-stranded DNA-binding protein, whose protein sequence is MLNRVILIGRIATEPVRRYTPNGVAVTNFRLAVSRPVPSPDGKDADFFTIVAWRELAERVASAMKGRLVCIEGKLRERSWTAPDGTRRRVVEIVADTFRFLDKPPQVIPPEEYPPEEEIGVEDIDENIQIIKEDSLDEDIG, encoded by the coding sequence ATGCTGAATAGAGTTATATTGATAGGAAGGATAGCGACGGAGCCAGTGAGGCGCTACACTCCCAATGGTGTAGCAGTCACAAACTTTCGTCTTGCCGTCAGCCGCCCCGTTCCCTCTCCCGATGGGAAAGACGCGGATTTCTTCACCATCGTTGCTTGGAGGGAGCTTGCGGAGAGGGTGGCAAGCGCTATGAAGGGGAGGCTCGTCTGCATTGAGGGCAAGTTGAGGGAGCGCAGCTGGACTGCTCCTGATGGAACGAGGAGAAGGGTGGTAGAGATTGTCGCTGATACATTCCGCTTCCTGGATAAGCCGCCTCAAGTTATCCCTCCTGAGGAATATCCTCCTGAGGAGGAAATAGGGGTAGAGGATATAGATGAGAACATTCAAATAATTAAAGAGGACAGCCTCGACGAGGATATAGGTTGA